A region of Chelonoidis abingdonii isolate Lonesome George chromosome 8, CheloAbing_2.0, whole genome shotgun sequence DNA encodes the following proteins:
- the CHST2 gene encoding carbohydrate sulfotransferase 2 encodes MSHSWRRPAAPAVLLLLLLPWSPARLSMKVFRRKALVLCLGYVLLLLLTMLNLLDYKWHKEPQQCNRPPPARRAPSSPQLPHFQRRSDIRSVYRLPAPPPRQRQLVYVFTTWRSGSSFFGELFNQNPEVFFLYEPVWHVWQKLYPGDAVSLQGAARDMLSSLYRCDLAVFQLYNTAGAGKNLTTLGIFGAATNKVICSSPLCPAYRKEVVGMVDDKVCKKCPPQQLSLLQDECHKYHTLVIKGVRVFDLAVLAPLMQDPALQLKVIHLVRDPRAVASSRIKSRHGLIRESLQVVRSRDPRVHRMPLLDASHKLNSKKEGGGGSDYHALGAMEVICSSMAKTLQTALRPPDWLKNNYLVVRYEDLVVDPIKTVRQVYGFVNLVVSPEMEKFALNMTSGPGYSSKPFVVSARNATQAVSAWRTALSFQQIKQIEDYCHQPMAILGYERVNSPEEVKDLSKTLLRMPRL; translated from the coding sequence ATGAGCCACAGTTGGCGCCGGCCCGCCGctcctgcagtgctgctgctgctgctgctgccctggtcCCCGGCGCGTCTCAGCATGAAAGTCTTCCGCAGGAAGGCGCTGGTGCTGTGCCTGGGctacgtgctgctgctgctgctcaccatGCTCAACCTGCTGGACTACAAGTGGCACAAGGAGCCCCAGCAATGCAACAGGCCCCCCCCAGCCCGGCGCGCCCCTTCCTCCCCGCAGCTGCCTCACTTCCAGCGCCGCTCGGACATCCGCTCCGTCTATCGGCTCCCCGCGCCGCCGCCCCGCCAGCGCCAGCTGGTCTATGTCTTCACCACCTGGCGCTCGGGCTCGTCCTTCTTCGGGGAGCTCTTCAACCAGAACCCTGAGGTCTTCTTCCTGTACGAGCCGGTGTGGCACGTGTGGCAGAAGCTGTACCCAGGGGACGCCGTCtccctgcagggggcagcccggGACATGCTCAGCTCCCTCTACCGCTGCGACCTGGCCGTCTTCCAGCTCTACAACACAGCCGGGGCTGGCAAGAACCTCACCACGCTGGGCATCTTCGGGGCGGCCACCAACAAGGTGATCTGCTCATCGCCGCTCTGCCCAGCCTACCGCAAGGAGGTGGTGGGCATGGTGGACGACAAGGTCTGCAAGAagtgccccccgcagcagctcAGCCTCTTGCAGGACGAGTGCCACAAGTACCACACCCTGGTCATCAAAGGCGTGCGTGTCTTTGACCTGGCTGTGCTGGCCCCCCTCATGCAGGACCCTGCCCTGCAGCTCAAAGTTATCCACCTGGTCCGGGACCCCCGGGCGGTGGCCAGCTCCAGGATCAAATCCCGGCACGGCCTGATTCGGGAGAGCCTGCAGGTGGTGAGGAGCCGGGACCCTCGCGTCCACCGCATGCCCCTCCTCGATGCCAGCCACAAGCTGAACagcaagaaggaggggggaggtggcTCGGATTACCACGCGCTGGGGGCCATGGAGGTGATCTGCAGCAGCATGGCCAAGACCCTGCAGACTGCCCTGCGTCCACCTGACTGGCTCAAGAACAACTATTTGGTTGTCCGCTACGAGGACCTGGTAGTGGATCCCATCAAAACTGTGCGGCAGGTGTATGGCTTTGTCAATCTGGTGGTGAGCCCAGAGATGGAGAAGTTTGCCCTCAACATGACCAGCGGGCCTGGCTACTCCTCCAAGCCCTTTGTGGTGTCTGCCAGGAATGCTACCCAGGCAGTGAGCGCCTGGAGGACAGCATTGAGCTTCCAGCAGATCAAGCAGATTGAGGACTATTGCCACCAGCCCATGGCCATCTTGGGCTACGAGAGAGTCAACAGCCCTGAAGAGGTGAAGGATCTAAGCAAAACATTGCTCAGGATGCCAAGGCTGTGA